The following are from one region of the Biomphalaria glabrata chromosome 4, xgBioGlab47.1, whole genome shotgun sequence genome:
- the LOC106073971 gene encoding uncharacterized protein LOC106073971 has translation MWFSACRTGLVTVMMLSLWPKCVESNCTMTQDVCEFWLEVESFLTMMDNKVAVYATGGKLYHYNVTNTTSATPLEASTVISADGWENQRLVIAVNKTIPGPSIEVYEGQTVIVYVTNKLLTSGISIHWHGLHQKGTAWSDGVGFITQCPILPGQTFTYRFVADPKGTFWYHAHAGTQLSMGLLGPFIVRERRPLQMEEFIMMLQDWNHDMDSDLLHYKMVYGNYDNRTKGQPTGSLEGAHFSLFKFQSGLINGKGRYFKPDGSFIEAPLTVFTVEQFKSYRFRVIGAGNLYPFRVSIDQHLFKIVATDGNEVEPLEVESFIINPGERFDFVIEANQTVNNYWIRAVTLEVNVSNHMALAIFRYVNASATDPHSFRRNCTRNDKCLVANCPFTFYPESDNVICVNFHQFNSTGNETVPGVETYTEHIEEIFLNFAFPGFTETPGSANGRHFVLPHVSALTQWNQVKTFCKPDECGEDKICKCTYSIDLEYTKVYQVVFVNMGQGKGWAHPMHLHGHSFHVLKIGYPEYDTITGKIIEDNVDIDCGGNSHRDQSFCNAAAWTNSSWGGNNIPGLQLSNPPLKDTVVVPTGGYVVVRFKADNPGLWLVHCHIELHNTDGMALVFNEARELHPRPPAGLPKCGDFIYGAVPQTEDETILNSNSKDDEDDYTAAIVGGVLGAVIVVLIIIIIFLVRRQYHSTKFKPEN, from the exons ATGTG GTTTAGTGCTTGCAGAACTGGTCTGGTCACTGTCATGATGCTCTCATTATGGCCCAAGTGCGTTGAGTCTAATTGTACCATGACACAAGATGTTTGCGAGTTTTGGCTGGAGGTGGAAAGTTTCTTGACCATGATGGACAATAAGGTTGCTGTCTACGCTACGGGTGGGAAACTTTACCATTACAACGTGACGAACACTACATCAGCAACACCCTTGGAGGCTAGCACTGTTATATCAGCAGATGGCTGGGAAAATCAAAGACTGGTAATAgctgtcaacaaaacaatacCTGGACCTTCTATTGAG GTGTATGAAGGTCAAACTGTCATAGTCTATGTTACAAATAAACTTTTGACCAGTGGGATCAGCATTCATTGGCATGGCTTGCACCAAAAGGGGACTGCCTGGAGTGACGGTGTTGGTTTTATTACACAG TGTCCCATATTACCTGGTCAGACCTTCACATACAGATTTGTTGCCGATCCCAAAGGAACGTTCTGGTACCACGCCCATGCAGGAACACAACTCTCAATGGGTTTATTGGGACCTTTTATTGTCAGAGAGAGGCGGCCGTTACAGATGGAAGAGTTTATCATGATGTTGCAG GACTGGAACCATGACATGGACTCTGACCTGTTGCATTATAAAATGGTGTACGGTAACTATGACAACAGAACTAAGGGTCAACCTACTGGATCATTGGAAGGTGCACATTTTAG tttgTTTAAATTTCAGTCAGGATTAATCAATGGTAAAGGAAGATATTTTAAACCGGATGGCTCTTTCATTGAAGCGCCGCTGACTGTATTTACTGTGGAGCAGTTCAAATCCTACAG ATTCAGAGTCATAGGAGCAGGAAATCTCTACCCCTTTAGAGTTTCCATCGACCAACATCTTTTCAAGATTGTAGCTACTGATGG AAACGAAGTGGAACCACTTGAGGTCGAATCCTTTATAATCAACCCAGGAGAAAGATTCGACTTCGTGATAGAGGCCAACCAAACTGTCAACAATTACTGGATACGGGCAGTAACTCTAGAAGTCAATGTCAGCAATCACATGGCCTTGGCTATATTTAGATATGTGAATGCCTCAGCCACTGACCCTCATTCATTCAGAAGAAACTGCACACGTAATGATAA gtGTCTTGTTGCCAACTGCCCATTTACATTCTATCCGGAAAGTGACAACGTGATCTGTGTCAATTTCCATCAGTTTAACTCTACGGGAAATGAAACAGTCCCAGGAGTTGAGACATATACAGAGCACATTGAGGAGATATTCCTGAACTTTGCTTTCCCTGGATTTACAGAGACACCTGGGTCAGCTAATGGAAGACATTTTGTG TTGCCTCATGTTTCTGCCTTGACACAATGGAATCAAGtcaaaacattttgtaagcCAGATGAATGTGGTGAAGacaaaatatgtaaatgtacCTACTCCATAGACCTCGAG TATACCAAAGTGTATCAAGTGGTATTTGTGAACATGGGGCAAGGTAAAGGCTGGGCTCACCCAATGCACTTACATGGTCATAGTTTTCACGTCCTCAAGATTGGATACCCAGAGTATGATACTATTACAG GTAAAATAATCGAAGACAATGTAGACATAGACTGTGGAGGTAACTCTCatagagatcaaagtttttgtAATGCTGCGGCTTGGACTAATAGCTCATGGGGAGGTAACAATATTCCAGGTCTTCAACTCAGTAATCCTCCATTGAAAGACACGGTCGTAGTTCCAACTGGAGG TTACGTGGTGGTCCGATTCAAGGCAGATAATCCTGGACTTTGGCTGGTACACTGTCACATAGAGTTACACAACACAGATGGCATGGCTTTAGTGTTCAATGAAGCCAGAGAGTTACATCCCAGGCCTCCAGCTGGTTTACCGAAATGTGGGGATTTTATTTACGGTGCCGTCCCTCAAACAGAAGatgaaacaattttaaacaGCAACAGTAAAGACg